In the genome of Planctomycetota bacterium, the window ACCGCCGGCGGCCCGGGGGTCCACTTGCCCGTCAGCCTCGCGCCGGCAGGTCGCCCGTCGGGCTTCAGGAAGTACTGGCCCGCGTTGATGGCGATCCCGGCCAAGTCGGCCTCGATCGTGCCTTCGACTGCGCCGCCCGCGAGGTCGGCCTCGACCGCCAGCGCCGCCTTGCCGCGGATGGGCGGCGTCTCGGGCGGAAACCGCCCGGGCAAGAGCACCGCGCCGGCGGCCTCGACGCCTTCGATGGAGACCTGGCCGCTCAGTCGTCCGGCGACGGGGCCTTCGCCCTCGCCGGTCGCCTCGGGCGACTCGACTGGGCGAGCGGGTCGGAACTCGGCCGTCCCGATCCAATCGAGCGCCGCCTTGTCGAGGTGCACGCTGACCTTCTGGAGGTCCACCCGCCGCCCGTCGCCCGCCACGAGGGCTGAGCCGTCGAGCCTCGCTTCCATGCCCGCCGGCTTTGCGACGCCGCCGGGCCACCGCACCGCCGTCGGCGTCAGATTGATGTGGAGCGCGGCCCGGCAGGCGGGCGCCGCCGCGCCCGTCGGTTCGGGCGCCAGCGCGACGTGCGCCTCGAGGGGCCCGGTCATCTCGATGTCCCCGAGCACCCGGCGAACGACCGGCGCCAGGGCCACCAGCGCCCCCGCGTCGGTGACGCGCGCCTCGGCCTCGAACGTCGCCCCGCCGACCTGCCAGCCTCCCTCCGCGCCCCAATCGGGCAGAGGCAGCCGGCCGGCGGCGGTGAGGCGCCCCGCCTCGCTCTCCACCATGACACGCCGGACATTCCAGCCCGTCAAATCGCTGCGCCCATCGGCCTCCCACTCCAGCACGAGGACGCGGTCCATCTGCTTGCGCACGACGCCCGGCCGGACCGCCCGCGTGTCCTTCAGGTCGAGCGACCCGGAGAGCCGAAGACCCTCCGCCGTGCTCTTGAACGCGAGAACCAGGTCCGCGTTGCCGTCCAGGCGCTCGAACCGCTCGGCCCAGCGCCGGAGCGGCGCCAGACTCCGGGCCAGCGGGGCCCACGTGAGCATCGTCCGCGCCTTCAGGTCCACTTCGCGAAGGGCCGCGCCGTCCACCCGGAGCGTTCCCGCCTCCAGGTGCAGGTTCACCCCCGGCGCGGAGAACTTCACCAGGTCCACCTTCAGGGGCGCCTCGGCGGCGGCCCGGCGGACCTGGAACCCGAGGATGGCGTGGGGCACGGTGGCCTCGACGCCGAGTGACTCGAGGGCCAGGTCGTTCCCTTCGACCGCGCCTTCCACCTGCCACGCCCCGCCGCCGAACGAGGCCGACAGTCGGCCGGTCGTCCGGCTCATGAGCCCGCGCAGGCGCGGGTCGGCCAGCACCATGCCGAGCGCCTCCGACCAGACGACGTCCTGCCATTCGACCTTCAGGCTGCCGGCCAGCGCGTCGGAGCGGCTGAAGTCGACGGAATTGGTGCTCGCGGTGATGGAGAGGCGTCCGGCGTCGGACCCGTCGGGCGCCGGCACCTGGGCAGCCATCGTCACGTAGCCCTGGCCGGTCGTCGCGAGTTCGCCGATGCTGCCGCGCACGCCGGCCAGCGTGACGCTGCGCCCGAGGGCCCGGTTCTCGACGTGGATCGTTCCGTCGGTGACCTGGATGGAGCGGGCGTGCAGTCCCGGCGCGCCGGGACCGGCCAGGTCGCTCGTGTTCCAGCGTCCGTCGCGCTCCAGGACGAGCCAGATCTCGAGGCCTTCGACGCGGAGGGTCTCGATGGGCACGTCGCCGCCCGCGGCGGCCCGGGCGACATCAAGCGGGCTGAAGCGCACCAGGAGCCGGTCGGCCCGCGCCAGAAGCGTCTCCGGCCCGCCGTCGCGCCGGCCGACCTTCAGGCCCGTCACGCGCAGGCCCTCGCCCCAGCGGAAACCGGCCGACTCGACCGTGACGGGCCGGCCGCCCAGCCGCTCCGAAAGCGCGGCCTCCACCTGCCGGCACATGGCGCTCTCGGGCAGCAGCATCGGCAAGAGGATCACCCCGGCCGCCAGAAGCGCGACGAGCGCGCCGGCGACGAGAAGAATCGTCCGCCACGTCCGCCGCCTACGCGTCGGTTTCTCGACCTCGTTCATCCCTCAAGGCCCTTCCGGGTCCACCCCCGGGATTCCATCCTATCGCCCGCGGGCCGCCGAAGGAAGTGCGGCCATTCGCGAAGTTTTCCCGTCGTCACCGCCCGACGCCGGGCGCCACCAGGTGCGCCACCTCGACGGCCCGGATGGAGCGGCGGCCGATCAGTTCCTTCGCCGGCTCGGAGGTGCAGAAGACGGCCCATCCCGCGCCGTCGTCCGGCACGAGGCCGTGCGAACCGCGAACCCGCTCGGCCGAGAGCGGAATCGCCTTCGTCGCCGGGTCCACGAAAAGTTCAGCCGCGTCGAACCCCGGCTTCGCATGGATGTCCACGGTGCGGGCGAAGGGCGGCGCCTTCGAGTCGTCGAGCCACCAATAGTAGGTGAAGTGGGCGTCGGGCTCGGCGAGGGCCACCAGTTCACCGCTCCGCACGTGGTCCAGGCCGACTTCGCTCATCGCCGCCCGGTCGAGCACCGCCCCGACGCCGTCCACACCTTCAAGAATCGCCCGGACCTTCCGCACGTCGCGCTCCAGGTCCGACGACGCCGGAAAGTAAACATGGGCGACCTGGTTATCGACCATGGCGAAGGCCCGCGAGTCGCCCGCGTGGAGGTACTCGGCGCCGGCCACCTCGCGCACCGCCAGGAAGCCGGCCTCGCGCAGCGCGCGGTTCAGCGCGACGGCCCGCCGGACCGGCACAAAGGAATATTCGCTGA includes:
- a CDS encoding alkaline phosphatase family protein, producing AMLFWQHSLYGSADLVLTPKPVHGPRGELLEDCWSRPADLYRRLAESLGPFDLMHYWGPMAGLGSSRWIADAALEVWRSDRPDLALVYLPHLDYTGHRAGPTSDAHREAARELDALVAPLLAAAEEDGARAIVLSEYSFVPVRRAVALNRALREAGFLAVREVAGAEYLHAGDSRAFAMVDNQVAHVYFPASSDLERDVRKVRAILEGVDGVGAVLDRAAMSEVGLDHVRSGELVALAEPDAHFTYYWWLDDSKAPPFARTVDIHAKPGFDAAELFVDPATKAIPLSAERVRGSHGLVPDDGAGWAVFCTSEPAKELIGRRSIRAVEVAHLVAPGVGR